Proteins from a genomic interval of Phycisphaerae bacterium:
- a CDS encoding terpene cyclase/mutase family protein, whose translation MTRVLARWLAVGWLAWLCLAVPGEEYAPATRSALDPFRKDETDRALEKAVAYLIRQQGEDGSIDKESRKRKPNAGIGRNSTALTSLAAMAIASLGHSPTDETPEGQALRKALVCVLDERRQRKDGYFGEGDHSRMYGHGIASLLLAEMLGMGVDREQDRQIRARLLLAIELILRSQNVRKEPRFRGGWRYEPDSSDSDLSVTVWQVMALRSARNAGIIVPKEAVDLAADYIRRSYRALSPRADARAVAPASFGYQPGGGDHKYAMGAAGLLSLQVCGFYEDPTVKGSADWLMEFKPTWETEWFLYGTYYYAQGMYQRGDKYAEHAREVVQSILLRHQENNGEHAGSWDARQGEERDAGRVYATSMAILSLSVKYHYLPIYQR comes from the coding sequence ATGACCCGGGTACTCGCACGATGGCTGGCTGTCGGATGGCTCGCGTGGCTGTGCTTGGCCGTTCCCGGCGAGGAATACGCTCCGGCCACGCGGTCGGCACTGGATCCGTTCCGCAAGGACGAGACGGACCGGGCCCTGGAGAAGGCCGTCGCCTACCTCATTCGCCAGCAGGGGGAGGATGGCTCGATCGACAAGGAGAGCCGCAAACGCAAGCCCAACGCCGGGATTGGCCGCAACAGCACGGCACTGACCTCGCTGGCGGCCATGGCGATCGCTTCGCTCGGCCACAGCCCGACCGATGAGACTCCGGAGGGTCAGGCACTCCGCAAGGCGTTGGTATGCGTGCTGGACGAGCGGCGTCAGCGCAAGGACGGGTACTTTGGGGAGGGTGATCACTCGCGGATGTATGGCCACGGGATCGCCAGTCTCCTGCTCGCGGAGATGCTGGGCATGGGCGTGGATCGCGAACAGGACCGCCAGATTCGTGCCCGGCTGCTGCTCGCGATCGAGTTGATTCTCCGTTCGCAGAACGTCCGCAAGGAGCCCCGCTTTCGCGGGGGCTGGCGCTATGAGCCGGACAGCAGCGATTCCGATCTGTCGGTGACCGTCTGGCAGGTCATGGCCTTGCGATCGGCCCGCAATGCTGGGATTATCGTCCCCAAGGAGGCAGTTGACCTGGCGGCGGACTACATCCGGCGCAGTTACCGGGCGCTGTCTCCTCGGGCTGATGCCCGGGCGGTGGCTCCCGCCTCCTTCGGCTACCAGCCCGGTGGCGGCGACCACAAGTATGCGATGGGTGCGGCCGGGCTGTTGTCGTTGCAGGTCTGTGGATTCTACGAGGATCCGACGGTCAAGGGCTCGGCGGACTGGCTGATGGAGTTCAAGCCGACGTGGGAGACCGAGTGGTTTCTGTATGGGACCTACTACTATGCTCAGGGCATGTACCAGCGCGGCGACAAGTACGCGGAACATGCCCGGGAGGTCGTGCAGTCGATTCTGCTTCGCCACCAGGAGAACAACGGCGAGCACGCGGGATCCTGGGATGCACGCCAGGGTGAGGAGCGGGACGCTGGCCGTGTGTATGCGACCTCGATGGCGATACTGAGTCTGTCAGTCAAGTATCACTACCTGCCCATCTATCAACGATAG